The proteins below are encoded in one region of Sulfitobacter sp. SK012:
- the msrB gene encoding peptide-methionine (R)-S-oxide reductase MsrB, translated as MPSYTKNPDVIATLSPEEFYVTQESGTERPGTGKHLNNKEPGVYVDIVSGEPLFASADKYESGCGWPSFTKAIEPANVAELTDATLGMVRTEVRSAHGDSHLGHVFPDGPADRGGLRYCINSASLRFIHKDDMAGEGYGDYLNQVEDVT; from the coding sequence ATGCCTAGCTACACAAAAAACCCGGACGTGATTGCGACGCTCTCACCCGAAGAATTCTACGTCACCCAAGAAAGCGGCACCGAACGCCCCGGCACAGGCAAGCATTTGAACAACAAAGAGCCGGGCGTCTATGTCGATATCGTCTCAGGCGAACCCTTGTTTGCCTCCGCCGATAAGTACGAATCCGGATGCGGCTGGCCCAGTTTTACCAAAGCGATCGAACCTGCAAACGTTGCCGAACTAACCGATGCCACGCTTGGCATGGTCCGGACCGAAGTGCGCAGTGCACACGGAGACAGCCACCTCGGTCACGTATTTCCCGACGGCCCCGCAGATCGCGGTGGCCTGCGCTATTGCATCAACTCGGCCTCTCTGCGGTTCATCCACAAAGATGACATGGCGGGCGAAGGCTATGGCGATTATCTGAACCAAGTGGAGGATGTGACATGA